One window of the Eucalyptus grandis isolate ANBG69807.140 chromosome 8, ASM1654582v1, whole genome shotgun sequence genome contains the following:
- the LOC120286185 gene encoding glyoxysomal fatty acid beta-oxidation multifunctional protein MFP-a-like has translation MYTGSGTQRLPRLVGLSKSLEMMLTSKLVKGEEALGLGLVDAVVSPNELVATARQWALDILERRRPWVASLYRTDKLEPLGEAREIFKSARAHTKKQAPNLTHPLVYIDIVEEGVVSGPLAGLWKEAEAFQGLLHADTCKSLIHIFFAQRGTSKVPGITDRGLMPRQVRKVAVVGGGLMGSGIATALVLSNCSVILKGNDKSLQAGIGRVKANLQSRVKKGNMTQEKFEKTMSLLKGVRDYESFKDVDMVIEAVIENVLLKQQIFVDLERSCPPHCILATNTSTIDLNLIGEKTRSQDRIIGAHFFSPAHVMPLLEIVRTQHTSPQVIVDLLHVGKKIKKTPVVVGNCTGFAFNRMFFPYTMAAMLLVEHGANLYQIDKVITKFGMPMGPFRLVDLIGFGVAVATGLQFVQNFPERTYKSMLAPLLQEDKRLGEATRKGFYLYDERRKASPDPELKKYVEKARSISGVSIDPKLVKLPEKDIVEMTFFPVVNEACQVLDEGIAVKAADLDIASVMGMGFPPYRGGIMFWADSLGSEYIYSRLEEWSLLYGGFFKPCAYLANRAAKGIPLVRNLIFYNSRVMYAQTLLIRRVAIS, from the exons ATGTACACTGGTTCAGGAACACAGCGGCTTCCACGTCTTGTTGGTCTATCCAAATCTCTTGAAATGATGCTG ACCTCAAAGCTAGTGAAAGGGGAGGAAGCGTTGGGCTTGGGTCTCGTGGATGCCGTTGTTTCACCAAATGAGTTGGTCGCCACCGCGAGGCAGTGGGCACTGGATATCTTGGAACGTAGAAGACCATGGGTTGCCAGTCTTTACAGGACTGACAAGTTAGAGCCTCTTGGAGAGGCCAGGGAGATTTTTAAGTCTGCAAGAGCTCATACCAAAAAACAAGCTCCTAATCTCACTCATCCGTTGGTTTACATCGACATTGTTGAAGAGGGTGTAGTCTCTGGTCCGCTTGCTGGACTTTGGAAG GAAGCTGAAGCTTTTCAAGGGCTTCTACATGCTGACACGTGCAAGAGCTTAATTCATATTTTCTTTGCTCAACGTGGAACTTCAAAG GTTCCAGGCATTACTGACAGAGGCTTGATGCCTAGGCAAGTGAGGAAAGTTGCTGTTGTTGGTGGAGGATTGATGGGCTCAGGAATAGCGACAGCATTGGTACTCAGCAATTGTTCTGTGATACTCAAAGGAAATGATAAATCTTTGCAGGCTGGCATAGGCAGAGTGAAAG CTAATCTGCAGAGCCGTGTGAAGAAAGGCAACATGACGCAAGAGAAGTTTGAAAAAACAATGTCTCTTCTTAAGGGTGTGCGAGACTATGAGAGCTTCAAAGATGTGGACATGGTTATCGAG GCTGTGATAGAGAATGTTTTGCTAAAGCAACAAATTTTTGTGGACCTCGAGCGAAGTTGCCCACCTCATTGCATTCTTGCAACTAATACTTCCACAATTGACTTGAACCTCATTGGTGAGAAGACCAGGTCGCAGGACAGGATTATTGGTGCTCATTTCTTTAG TCCTGCCCATGTCATGCCCTTACTAGAAATTGTACGTACTCAGCATACTTCTCCCCAGGTTATCGTTGACCTGTTACATGTTgggaagaagataaagaagacCCCAGTCGTGGTTGGGAATTGCACAGGCTTTGCTTTCAACAGGATGTTCTTCCCTTATACAATGGCAGCTATGCTGCTTGTTGAGCACGGTGCCAATCTCTATCAGATCGACAAAGTAATTACCAAATTTGGGATGCCAATGGGTCCATTCAG ATTGGTTGACCTTATTGGGTTTGGCGTGGCTGTTGCAACTGGCTTGCAATTCGTCCAGAACTTTCCTGAACGAACTTATAAGTCAATGCTCGCTCCACTTCTACAGGAGGATAAGAGACTAG GTGAAGCAACCCGAAAAGGCTTCTATTTATATGATGAGAGGCGAAAAGCTAGCCCTGATCCCGAGTTGAAAAAGTATGTTGAGAAAGCTAGGAGTATATCCGGTGTCTCTATTGACCCGAag CTTGTGAAGTTGCCGGAGAAGGACATCGTGGAGATGACATTCTTCCCTGTGGTGAATGAGGCATGCCAGGTTCTTGATGAAGGCATCGCTGTTAAGGCAGCCGACCTTGACATAGCTTCCGTAATGGGCATGGGTTTCCCACCTTACAG GGGAGGCATTATGTTCTGGGCTGATTCTCTTGGATCCGAGTACATCTATTCGAGATTGGAAGAGTGGTCGCTGCTGTACGGAGGCTTCTTCAAGCCTTGCGCTTATTTGGCCAACAGGGCAGCCAAGGGAATTCCCCTGGTGAGAAATCTTATATTCTATAACAGTAGGGTTATGTACGCACAAACTTTACTAATTCGAAGAGTTGCAATTTCGTAG